DNA sequence from the Streptomyces tsukubensis genome:
GGCGCTGCTACGTCGCGCCCGCCTTCGTCGACGCGACCCCCGTCGACGAACTGGCCGGGGTGTGGATCCACGAGGCGGCCCATCTGCTGCGCGACCACCACGGCCGCGCCGACCGGCTGCCCGCCGCCGAACAGCGGGACCACCGGCGGGTCAACATCGCCCAGGACTGCGAGATCAACGACGACCTCCTCACCGACGGCCTGCGGCTGCCGCCCGGACGGATGGAACCGCGGCTGTTCGGGCTGCCGGGAGGCCGGCTCTTCGAGGAGTACCTGCGGAACCTTCCGGTGTCCCTTCCGCACCCCCCGGACTGCGGATCCGGCGCCCACGGCGTGCCCGCCCCATGGGACCTGGGCGAACCTTCCGGCACCGGTACGGCCGGACTCGGCCCGGTGGAGGCCGAGGCCCTGCGCCGGACGACCGCCCAGGCGGTCCGCGCCCACACCCGTACCCGGGGAACGGTCCCGGCGGGCTGGCGGCGCTGGGCGGAAGAGGTCCTGGAACCCACCGTCGACTGGCGCAAGGCACTCACCGGCGCCGTCCGCGAAGCCGCGGCGTGGGCGGGCGGCGCGGTCGACTACACCTACCGCCGGCCCTCGCGCCGCACCCCCGCCCTCGGCGGCCGGGTGGTCCTGCCCAGCCTGCGCCGCCCGCTGCCCCGCGTCGCCGTCGTCGTCGACACCTCCGGCTCGATGGGCGACGACGACCTCGCCGCCGCCCTCGCCGAAGTCTCGGGCGTCCTGCGCGAAGTGGGCGTCGGCGGGAACCGGGTCACCGTCCTCGCCTGCGACGCGGACGTCCACGCCGTAGCCCGCGTGACCGCCGTCGACCAGGTCGAACTCGCGGGCGGCGGCGGTACGGACATGACCGTCGGCATCCGCAGGGCCCTCGCCGCCCAGGACCCGCCGAACATCGTCGTCGTCCTCACCGACGGCTACACCCCCTGGCCCCCGGAACCCGTCTCCGCCCGCCTGATTGCCGCGCTCATCGGCCAGGACGCCCCGGAGCCCCCGCCGTGGGCCGAAACCGTACGCATCCCCACCACCCGCTGACGGCCGCCCGGCCCGCGGCGATGCCGTATCGGTACACCTGTGTGCTGCCCGGTGTTCGGTTCCCGCCGCCACTCCGACGACGTAGCTTGCGGTCAAGCGGAGATCCTTCCACGGACCCTCGGATCGCGCAGGGCGGCGGACGGAAGACCCACGAGAACAGGAGACCTCATGTCACAGGACTTGCTGCTCCGGAAAATCCAGCACGGCTTCGACCGGTTCGACGCGGACCGCAGCGGCGAACTGACCGAGGCCGACCACGTACTCATGGGCGAGCGGTCGGCGCGGGCGCTCGGGCATGCGCAGGGCTCGGACGCCGAGGCACGCATCGTGGACGCCTATGTGGCCGTCTGGCGCCGTCTGCACCTTCCCCGGCTGCAGTCCGGTGCCGATGCGATGACCCGGGAGCAGTTCGTGGAATCCATGCTGCGCCTGACCGACGACCCCGCGGCGGGGGAGGCCACCGTGGGGGCGCTGGCCGAGGCCTTTCTGTCCGTCGCCGACGCGGACGGCGACGGCGTGGTGGATCCGCGGGAGTACTTCTGCTTCCTCAGCGGCCACTTCCCCGGGATCACCCGCGAGGAGACGGACCTCGCCTTCCGCCGTCTGGACCGGGACGGGGACGGCACGCTGTCGCACTCCGAGTTCACCTCGGCCATCGTCGAGTTCTGGTCCAGCCGGGATCCGCAGGCTCCGGGCAACTGGTGGACGGGCCGGGACTTCAGCGAGTAGCGTTCCGCGCGCTTGTTCCGCGCATCGCGCCGCGGCAATCCGTTTGGTGCCGCGGCGCCGGACCGGCATGCTGTCCGGATGCTGATCAGGGAAGCCACCGCCGAGGACTGGCCCGCCGTCTGGCCCTTCTTCCACCGGATCGTCGCCGCGGGCGAGACCTTCACCTACCCGACGGACCTCGGTGCGGAGCAGGGCCGCGACTGGTGGCTGCTGCCGGCCCCGAACCGTACCGTCGTCGCCGTCGGCGAGAGCGGTACGGTCCTGGGCACGGCGAAGATGAACAACAACCACATGGGCAACGGCTCACATATCGCCAGTGCCAGCTATATGGTCGACCCGGCGCACTCCGGGCACGGCGTCGGCCGGGCCCTGTGCGAGTACACCCTGGAGTGGGCGCGCGCCGCCGGTTACCGGGCGATGCAGTTCAATGCCGTCGTCGAGACGAACACGCCCGCGGTACGGCTCTACCGGTCCCTGGGCTTCGAGGTGCTGGGCACCCTGCCGGAGGGCTTCCGGCATCCCGTGGAGGGCTATGTGGGGCTGCACATCATGTACCGCACTCTCTGATGCCCGGGCCGGGAGCGGCGCCGACGGCCACCGGTACGGCGGCCACTGGTACGGCGGCCACCGGTACGGCCCGCTGCTCGGGCCCCGCGTACGAGGCCAGGGGCCGGATCAGCGCATTGTCGGCGAGCTGTTCGGTGATGTGGGCGGTCCAGCCCGTGATCCGGCTCATCACGAAGATCGGTGTGAAGGTGGGGGTGTCGAAGCCCATCAGCCGGTAGGCGAGACCCGCGGGGTAGTCCAGATTGGGATGGATGCCCTTGCGCTGGAGCATCGCGTGGCGCAGGGCCGCGTGGAGGGTGGCCTTGCGGGTCGTCTCGGGGTCGGCGGCCCGGGCGACCAGACGGTCCAGCGCGGCCTGCATGATCGGCACCCGGGAGTCGCCGTGTTTGTAGACGCGGTGGCCGAAGCCCATGATCCGGCGCCGGGCGGAGAGGGCCTCGTCCAGCCAGTCCCCGGCGCGTTCGGGATCCCCTATCTCGTCCAGCATGTGCATCACGGCCTCGTTGGCGCCACCGTGTAAGGGGCCCTTCAGGGCGCCGATCGCGGCGGTGACGGCGCTGTAGAGGTCGGAGAGGGTGGAGGTCACCACGCGTGCGGTGAACGTCGACGCGTTGAAGCTGTGTTCCGCGTAGAGCGTGAGGGATATCTCGAAACAGCGGACCACATCGGGATCGGGAACGGCACCGAAGCACATGTGGAAGAAGTTCTCGGCGTAGCCGAGCCCGGGGTCCGGGGGGATCGGGCCGAGCCCCCGGCGGCGGCGCTGGTCGGCGGCGACCACCGTGGGCAGCTTCGCCAGCAGCGTCATGGACTTGGCCCGGTTGGCGGCGGGACTGCCGTCGTCCTCCGTCGGGTCCTCGGCGCCGAAGAAGCTCACGGCGGTCCGCAGCACGTCCATGGGGTGACAGGTGGCGGGCAGCCGGGCGAACAGCTCGGAGGTGGTGCGGTCCAGGGGCCGCAGGGCGCGTTCACGAGTCCGGAAGTCGCGGAGCTGGTCCGGATCGGGCAGATCCCCGTACCAGAGGAGATGGGCGACCTCCTCGAAGGAGCGGCGGGCGGCCAGCTCCTGGACCGGGTAGCCGCGGTAGGTGAGGGAGTTGGTCTCCTGGATGACCGTGGAGATCTCGGTGGTGTCGACCACGACACCGGCGAGACCCCGGTGGATCACGGGGGGTGGGCTGGACATGGGTGCCTCCGGTGCGGCGGATGCGTCAGGTTCCGTGCGGAAGGGTGAAGTCGAAGACGGCCGAGTCGAAAGCCGTGTACTCCTCGTAGCCGAGGAGCCGGTAGAGCCGGGAGCGGGTCTGCATACGGGGCAGCAGGGATTCCTGGGTGCCCTCGGCCGAGAGCGTGCGCAGTCCGTCCTCGACGGCCCCCATGGCCAGGCGCAGCAGGGTGACCGGATAGAGCGCGATGTCGTAGCCGAGGTCGTGCAGGGTACGGGCGTCCAGCAGTCGGCCCTTGCCGAACTCGGTCATGTTGGCGAGCAGGGGAACGTCGATCGCGGCGCGGAACGCCGCGAACTCGGCCTCGTCCGCGAGCGCTTCGGGGAAGATCGCGTCGGCTCCGGCGTCGACGTACGCCCTGGCCCGGTCGATCGCCGCGTCCAGCCCCTCGACGGTACGGGCGTCGGTGCGGGCCATCAGGAGGAAGCCGGGGTCGCGGCGGGCGTCGACGGCGGCCCGGATGCGGCGGACCATGTCCTCGCGCGGTACGACCGACTTGCCGTCCAGATGGCCGCAGCGCTTCGGGTTGACCTGGTCCTCCAGATGCAGCCCGGCCAGTCCCGCGTCCTCCATCAGCTGGACGGTCCGCGCGGCGTTCACGGGCTCGCCGAAGCCGGTGTCGGCGTCGACGAGGACCGGCAGATCGGTGGCCCGGGTGGTCTGCTGGGCGCGGGCGGCCACCTCGGTGGCCGTGGTCAGCCCGATATCGGGCAGTCCGAGGTCGGCGGCGAGAACGGCGCCGGAGAGATAGGCGGCCTCGAAGCCGGTGTCCTGGATGAGCCGGGC
Encoded proteins:
- a CDS encoding vWA domain-containing protein translates to MTTPVPLDRAKLLAARYRAAEARPYLASALYALTVVLSERVSTMAVDRYWRCYVAPAFVDATPVDELAGVWIHEAAHLLRDHHGRADRLPAAEQRDHRRVNIAQDCEINDDLLTDGLRLPPGRMEPRLFGLPGGRLFEEYLRNLPVSLPHPPDCGSGAHGVPAPWDLGEPSGTGTAGLGPVEAEALRRTTAQAVRAHTRTRGTVPAGWRRWAEEVLEPTVDWRKALTGAVREAAAWAGGAVDYTYRRPSRRTPALGGRVVLPSLRRPLPRVAVVVDTSGSMGDDDLAAALAEVSGVLREVGVGGNRVTVLACDADVHAVARVTAVDQVELAGGGGTDMTVGIRRALAAQDPPNIVVVLTDGYTPWPPEPVSARLIAALIGQDAPEPPPWAETVRIPTTR
- a CDS encoding EF-hand domain-containing protein, which translates into the protein MSQDLLLRKIQHGFDRFDADRSGELTEADHVLMGERSARALGHAQGSDAEARIVDAYVAVWRRLHLPRLQSGADAMTREQFVESMLRLTDDPAAGEATVGALAEAFLSVADADGDGVVDPREYFCFLSGHFPGITREETDLAFRRLDRDGDGTLSHSEFTSAIVEFWSSRDPQAPGNWWTGRDFSE
- a CDS encoding GNAT family N-acetyltransferase, coding for MLIREATAEDWPAVWPFFHRIVAAGETFTYPTDLGAEQGRDWWLLPAPNRTVVAVGESGTVLGTAKMNNNHMGNGSHIASASYMVDPAHSGHGVGRALCEYTLEWARAAGYRAMQFNAVVETNTPAVRLYRSLGFEVLGTLPEGFRHPVEGYVGLHIMYRTL
- a CDS encoding bifunctional 2-methylcitrate synthase/citrate synthase; translation: MSSPPPVIHRGLAGVVVDTTEISTVIQETNSLTYRGYPVQELAARRSFEEVAHLLWYGDLPDPDQLRDFRTRERALRPLDRTTSELFARLPATCHPMDVLRTAVSFFGAEDPTEDDGSPAANRAKSMTLLAKLPTVVAADQRRRRGLGPIPPDPGLGYAENFFHMCFGAVPDPDVVRCFEISLTLYAEHSFNASTFTARVVTSTLSDLYSAVTAAIGALKGPLHGGANEAVMHMLDEIGDPERAGDWLDEALSARRRIMGFGHRVYKHGDSRVPIMQAALDRLVARAADPETTRKATLHAALRHAMLQRKGIHPNLDYPAGLAYRLMGFDTPTFTPIFVMSRITGWTAHITEQLADNALIRPLASYAGPEQRAVPVAAVPVAAVPVAVGAAPGPGIRECGT
- the prpB gene encoding methylisocitrate lyase; translation: MLHTRTTPAERRSALRKRLTEDRLLMMPGALNPLSARLIQDTGFEAAYLSGAVLAADLGLPDIGLTTATEVAARAQQTTRATDLPVLVDADTGFGEPVNAARTVQLMEDAGLAGLHLEDQVNPKRCGHLDGKSVVPREDMVRRIRAAVDARRDPGFLLMARTDARTVEGLDAAIDRARAYVDAGADAIFPEALADEAEFAAFRAAIDVPLLANMTEFGKGRLLDARTLHDLGYDIALYPVTLLRLAMGAVEDGLRTLSAEGTQESLLPRMQTRSRLYRLLGYEEYTAFDSAVFDFTLPHGT